Proteins encoded in a region of the Archangium lipolyticum genome:
- a CDS encoding protein NO VEIN domain-containing protein, producing MARDVLFKPGQESFSPDQDYRDKGVPKDPDDQFMRWINLPRSGMPNSPGIRPLQYLSKPAFTKLPSLLVLVTKKSTTGGSYNPWNDELDWDNETITYWGDAKLHSERRVTDFPGNRVLERVWKAVKAGKRDVLPPILHFVKYESGWVTFTGLCEMTALSLGHFEEKGRRVANYRCQLRILGMDSVPVSWLHSRRWAGSPEEALRGAPKSWTAWVLDSNPPPSVELVAEPMELPVAAEASRSSGQGFSSDSRVRMEIERHAMERARAYFQKAGFTKIVDVSRQKSFDLHVQDGERELFVEVKGTKTVGSRILLTRNEVEFARRNRDKMVLYVFHSMRVREVNGEMIVEGGEERVSDPWDVDSGTLDIASITYSYALP from the coding sequence ATGGCCAGGGACGTGCTCTTCAAGCCAGGACAAGAGTCCTTCAGCCCGGATCAGGATTATCGGGACAAGGGAGTCCCAAAGGATCCTGACGACCAGTTCATGCGCTGGATCAATCTTCCGCGCAGTGGGATGCCGAACTCCCCGGGGATTCGACCGCTCCAGTATCTCTCGAAGCCAGCGTTCACGAAGCTCCCCTCCCTCCTGGTGTTGGTGACGAAGAAGTCGACCACGGGAGGGAGCTACAACCCCTGGAATGATGAGCTCGACTGGGATAACGAGACGATTACCTATTGGGGTGATGCGAAGCTGCACTCAGAGCGGCGCGTCACCGACTTCCCTGGCAACCGTGTTCTCGAAAGGGTCTGGAAGGCAGTCAAAGCTGGCAAGAGGGATGTGTTGCCGCCGATCCTCCACTTCGTGAAATACGAGAGTGGCTGGGTCACCTTTACGGGACTCTGCGAGATGACGGCGCTGTCGCTGGGCCATTTCGAGGAGAAAGGCCGGCGTGTTGCCAACTATCGTTGTCAGCTCCGCATTCTTGGCATGGATTCCGTTCCGGTCTCGTGGTTGCACTCACGCAGATGGGCAGGGAGCCCCGAGGAAGCCCTGCGCGGAGCCCCCAAGAGTTGGACCGCGTGGGTTCTGGATTCCAATCCTCCTCCATCCGTGGAACTGGTGGCAGAGCCCATGGAGCTTCCCGTGGCCGCCGAGGCCAGCAGGTCCTCGGGACAGGGGTTCTCTTCCGATTCTCGGGTCCGCATGGAAATCGAGCGCCATGCCATGGAGCGGGCCAGGGCGTACTTTCAGAAGGCTGGTTTCACCAAAATTGTGGATGTCTCGCGCCAGAAGTCTTTCGACCTTCACGTGCAGGACGGGGAACGCGAACTTTTCGTCGAAGTAAAGGGCACGAAAACAGTCGGCTCCCGTATCCTTCTGACTCGTAATGAGGTTGAGTTCGCAAGGCGAAACAGAGACAAGATGGTCTTGTATGTGTTTCACTCCATGCGGGTCCGCGAGGTGAATGGAGAGATGATTGTCGAAGGTGGTGAGGAGCGGGTGAGTGACCCGTGGGATGTTGATAGCGGCACCCTCGACATCGCTTCCATCACGTACTCCTACGCGCTTCCGTAG
- a CDS encoding DUF2381 family protein, whose protein sequence is MPLRLHLAAATALLVCATIAQAQQPPGVRVRREQQLVLSRVPVGREPELRVAPGLPTVMRFDAEVVHVEVSHEGPGRLVWVDVAGHSLLLEPRRELASDEKLQMEVVLAQGPARTRLVFQLVSHPGEVDARVDVELRPRSVRPELEPEVASSRREDGPFSRLVFSGVMGKSGITAGMFRGRTVGRGVLANTAWDYRAAHGRAITFIVLNVGARPWFASEVVRLPVAGEVSQEGSGWTVSMAAPIEPGGTGLVVLESVEAAGVPVLLEVREAGGIRSVRVEESR, encoded by the coding sequence ATGCCACTTCGTCTTCACCTCGCCGCCGCGACGGCTCTGCTCGTCTGCGCCACCATCGCCCAGGCCCAGCAGCCGCCCGGGGTCCGTGTGCGCCGCGAGCAGCAACTCGTACTCTCCCGTGTACCCGTTGGACGTGAGCCAGAGCTGCGGGTTGCCCCAGGCCTCCCCACCGTCATGCGCTTCGACGCGGAGGTGGTGCACGTCGAGGTGAGTCATGAGGGGCCAGGGCGCCTCGTCTGGGTGGACGTGGCCGGGCACTCCCTCTTGCTCGAACCGCGGCGGGAATTGGCCTCCGACGAGAAGCTACAGATGGAGGTGGTCCTCGCGCAGGGCCCGGCGCGCACCCGATTGGTCTTCCAGCTCGTCTCGCATCCCGGTGAAGTGGACGCGCGGGTGGACGTGGAACTGCGCCCGCGTTCGGTCCGGCCGGAACTGGAGCCGGAGGTCGCATCCTCCCGGCGCGAAGATGGCCCGTTCTCCCGCTTGGTGTTCTCGGGCGTGATGGGCAAGTCCGGCATCACCGCCGGCATGTTCCGGGGCAGAACCGTTGGGCGCGGGGTGCTCGCGAATACCGCGTGGGACTACCGGGCGGCTCATGGGCGGGCCATCACCTTCATCGTGCTCAATGTGGGAGCGAGGCCCTGGTTTGCCTCGGAGGTCGTGCGTTTGCCGGTGGCGGGTGAGGTGAGCCAGGAAGGCAGTGGATGGACGGTGAGCATGGCGGCTCCCATCGAGCCAGGGGGCACCGGGCTGGTGGTGTTGGAGTCGGTGGAGGCGGCGGGTGTGCCCGTGCTCCTGGAGGTGCGGGAGGCGGGTGGAATCCGAAGTGTGCGGGTGGAGGAGTCGCGCTGA